A region from the Desulfomarina profundi genome encodes:
- a CDS encoding glycosyltransferase family 4 protein, with the protein MNIAYYMPFKPMGHQNPSGDLVTGTELFNHLAQNNRISPASRLRCRWIYYHPSLWLRFLLEKRRILRKYSVYPPDIWFSYHSYYKAPDLLGYHCSRKLNIPYVIFQGIYSTKRRKKLKTLPGFILNRKILLAADHIFTNKKKDLKNLRRLLPEERLSYIAPGIHPEKFTYCEKSRNELRTQLNCRDKTVILTAAMFRPGVKTEGISQVILSCAELLTENPEIVLWIVGDGSCRRELEQKAGESLPGKAWFTGKVERNEMYRYYSGADIFAFPGINESLGMVYLEAQSCRLPVIALADWGGGEAVIHNQTGLLSPAAEKSEFTANMEKLLKNPELRNRLAREAEAYIRSHHNLTENYTLLEKQLKTIARD; encoded by the coding sequence ATGAATATTGCCTATTACATGCCCTTTAAACCGATGGGGCACCAAAACCCTTCCGGAGATCTGGTAACCGGAACAGAACTCTTCAACCATCTTGCTCAAAACAACAGGATTTCCCCTGCCAGTCGACTGCGCTGTCGCTGGATTTATTATCATCCCTCCCTCTGGCTGCGCTTCCTGCTGGAAAAACGACGCATTCTCCGAAAATACAGCGTCTACCCTCCCGATATCTGGTTCAGTTATCACTCTTACTACAAAGCTCCTGATCTTCTCGGCTACCACTGCAGCAGAAAACTCAATATCCCCTATGTGATTTTCCAGGGTATCTATTCAACCAAGAGAAGAAAAAAACTGAAAACCCTGCCCGGATTCATTCTGAACAGAAAGATCCTCCTTGCTGCTGATCATATTTTCACCAACAAGAAAAAAGACCTGAAAAACCTGCGCCGCCTCCTGCCTGAAGAACGACTTTCCTATATTGCACCGGGAATCCACCCTGAAAAATTCACCTATTGTGAAAAATCAAGAAACGAGCTGCGGACACAATTGAATTGCCGGGACAAAACCGTCATTCTCACGGCAGCCATGTTTCGTCCCGGTGTAAAAACTGAAGGGATATCACAGGTTATCCTTTCCTGTGCTGAGCTCCTGACTGAAAATCCCGAAATTGTCCTCTGGATAGTGGGGGACGGGAGCTGTCGCCGGGAACTGGAGCAGAAAGCTGGAGAATCACTCCCTGGCAAGGCCTGGTTCACCGGCAAAGTCGAGAGAAATGAAATGTACCGTTATTACAGTGGAGCCGATATTTTTGCCTTTCCCGGTATAAATGAATCCCTCGGCATGGTCTACCTGGAAGCCCAATCCTGCCGCCTCCCCGTTATCGCACTGGCCGACTGGGGAGGAGGAGAAGCAGTCATCCACAACCAGACGGGTCTTCTGTCACCAGCCGCCGAAAAATCGGAATTCACCGCAAACATGGAAAAACTGCTCAAAAACCCGGAATTAAGAAACAGACTGGCCAGGGAAGCGGAAGCTTATATCCGCTCCCACCACAACCTGACCGAGAACTACACCCTGCTGGAAAAACAACTCAAAACAATTGCCAGGGATTAG
- a CDS encoding P-II family nitrogen regulator produces MKKIEAIIKPFKLEAVKEALTEISITGMTVSEVKGYGRQKGHKEMYRGAEYNVDFNPKIKIELVVTADMAPTAVDAIRSAASSDTIGDGKIFVFDVEDVIRVRTGEHGSDAI; encoded by the coding sequence ATGAAGAAGATTGAAGCGATAATTAAACCGTTTAAGCTTGAAGCAGTCAAAGAGGCACTGACGGAAATTTCGATTACTGGAATGACTGTATCGGAAGTGAAAGGGTATGGCCGTCAGAAAGGTCATAAGGAGATGTACCGTGGTGCAGAATACAATGTGGATTTTAATCCAAAAATCAAAATTGAGCTGGTGGTGACCGCCGATATGGCCCCCACGGCAGTTGATGCCATACGGTCTGCAGCAAGCAGTGATACGATCGGTGACGGGAAAATATTTGTTTTCGATGTCGAGGACGTCATACGGGTAAGAACAGGTGAGCATGGCAGTGACGCCATTTGA
- a CDS encoding tetratricopeptide repeat protein, which produces MKTSFCSFILPENPATESYFAAVGLCCFVLLLLLPLFPARADETAACRRYLEIASKQIKADHHFEASDALRKAIDLDDSKHPSLHMKLAVLYYSLGLIPDAIREGEKAVNLSPSSKWFKYDLAKFYFANNQLDKAERHFTTLLSLDPGFTFGYYYLAEVYFLKQQYDLAWLSLSRAQFLGFKGTFLKEKLLPLTGKPTENFEKPSGDKLFRFIKLASREKAEAVLQDIRRGALFEKIEIQLKKNHVSGFGSGIMTLSELKKSLADTLKTSKPYSSPRIIKTGSDYRIMQRIMPFDPSVWQVQSNRPSPPQDRSAQEKIKNPYQQKPAAENLFSARLAAFYALENWKDSWENGDIKSYFDAYSDSFIPSSQTSLTRWKKKRETSLTRPKFIHIDLINPVIEMIQPDTVTITFQQIYESDRYADAVIKKLTLNREQDGWKIIREETVQVLTN; this is translated from the coding sequence ATGAAGACATCTTTTTGCTCCTTTATTTTACCTGAAAATCCAGCTACTGAAAGTTATTTTGCCGCAGTCGGACTGTGCTGCTTTGTCCTTTTACTGTTACTCCCACTGTTTCCTGCGCGGGCCGATGAAACGGCTGCGTGCAGACGATACCTTGAAATCGCCAGTAAACAGATCAAGGCAGATCATCACTTTGAGGCAAGCGACGCATTGCGAAAAGCAATTGATCTTGATGACTCAAAACATCCCTCGCTCCACATGAAACTGGCGGTGCTCTATTACAGCCTCGGCCTTATTCCGGATGCGATAAGGGAAGGAGAAAAAGCTGTTAATCTCAGCCCATCCTCAAAATGGTTCAAATACGATCTCGCAAAATTTTATTTTGCCAACAACCAGCTGGACAAGGCAGAAAGACATTTTACAACACTGCTCTCCCTGGATCCCGGATTCACTTTCGGTTATTATTATCTGGCCGAAGTCTACTTTCTCAAACAACAGTATGATCTGGCCTGGCTCAGTCTTTCAAGGGCACAGTTTCTTGGTTTCAAAGGAACTTTTCTTAAAGAAAAACTGCTGCCACTCACCGGAAAACCGACTGAAAACTTTGAAAAGCCATCAGGCGACAAACTCTTCAGATTTATAAAACTTGCCTCCCGGGAAAAAGCTGAAGCAGTTCTGCAGGACATCAGGAGGGGAGCACTCTTTGAAAAGATAGAAATTCAATTGAAAAAAAACCACGTTTCCGGGTTTGGTTCCGGGATAATGACCCTTTCGGAACTGAAAAAATCCCTTGCCGATACACTGAAAACAAGCAAACCATACTCTTCTCCCCGAATTATCAAAACCGGATCGGACTACCGGATCATGCAGAGAATTATGCCTTTTGATCCTTCTGTGTGGCAGGTACAATCCAACAGACCATCTCCTCCCCAGGACAGATCAGCACAGGAGAAAATAAAAAATCCATATCAGCAAAAGCCCGCTGCTGAAAATCTGTTTTCCGCAAGGCTGGCAGCATTCTATGCCCTGGAAAACTGGAAAGATTCCTGGGAAAATGGTGATATAAAATCCTATTTTGATGCGTACAGTGATTCGTTTATCCCATCATCTCAAACCAGCCTGACCAGATGGAAAAAAAAAAGAGAAACCAGCCTGACACGACCAAAATTTATCCATATCGATCTGATCAATCCTGTTATTGAAATGATACAACCGGATACAGTCACCATCACCTTCCAGCAGATTTATGAATCAGACAGATATGCTGACGCCGTAATTAAAAAATTGACCCTCAACAGGGAACAGGATGGCTGGAAAATTATTCGGGAGGAGACAGTCCAGGTACTTACGAATTAA
- a CDS encoding GntR family transcriptional regulator: MLIIEVHKTHSVQESDYAHTRKDKTTESLHHERRGLQYASLVDHGRGAQAGEKLLDKELAEHMGVSRTPVREALRRLEDKELVESSANRWTRVSEVSIKEPERIYPIIWTLEELAVSLAVFHLTQDDFKKMEMANTALGKALDTEDPVKASLADIQFHDVFIERSDNHHLVTILRDLKIKYRRVEVTYFEGYASAKYSLEEHFSILDALRSGDVQEAQAQIRSNWQNSLKRLKDIESRTILPSLGAEGTGQKQ, from the coding sequence ATGTTAATTATAGAAGTTCATAAGACCCATTCTGTTCAGGAAAGTGACTATGCCCATACCAGGAAAGACAAAACCACTGAGTCGCTCCATCATGAGAGAAGAGGTCTACAATACGCTTCTCTCGTGGATCATGGAAGGGGAGCTCAGGCCGGGGAGAAACTCCTTGATAAGGAATTGGCTGAACATATGGGGGTCAGTCGTACTCCGGTACGCGAGGCCTTGCGACGCCTTGAAGATAAGGAATTGGTTGAATCTTCGGCCAATCGGTGGACAAGGGTTTCCGAAGTTTCAATAAAGGAACCGGAAAGAATCTATCCTATTATCTGGACCCTGGAAGAGCTGGCCGTATCCCTTGCCGTATTTCATTTGACTCAAGATGATTTCAAAAAAATGGAGATGGCGAATACGGCCCTTGGGAAAGCTCTTGATACAGAAGATCCAGTCAAGGCGTCTCTTGCGGATATTCAGTTCCATGATGTGTTTATTGAGCGGTCGGATAATCACCATCTTGTTACAATTCTCCGGGATCTGAAAATAAAATATCGCAGGGTGGAGGTGACCTATTTTGAGGGATATGCCAGTGCAAAATATTCACTGGAGGAACATTTCAGTATTCTTGATGCCCTGCGATCTGGGGACGTCCAGGAAGCACAGGCACAAATACGATCCAACTGGCAGAACAGTCTGAAGCGATTGAAAGATATTGAATCAAGGACAATTTTGCCCTCCCTGGGGGCAGAAGGAACGGGGCAGAAACAATGA
- a CDS encoding ammonium transporter → MPAFAKEPKLGETVVQLSYSLDTFYLLMSGALVMWMAAGFTMLESGLVRAKNTVEILTKNVALYAIACVLYMLIGYNIMYGDGVNSLVPGIGFLLGGDNSLADVLNSGGKTTYSNMSDFFFQVVFVATAMSIVSGAVAERMKLWVFLLFAVVMTGVIYPVQGYWKWGGGFLDALGFLDFAGSGVVHLCGASAALSGVLFLGARRGKYVNGRIKPIPGSNLPMATLGTFILWFGWFGFNGGSELKVSTVEAANHVALVFVNTNMAAAGGLISALLLARFWFGKADLTMALNGALAGLVAITAEPLAPGPFSATMVGCIGGLIVVGAIIFLDKLKLDDPVGAISVHGVVGIWGLLAAAFTNHEGSLIAQLTGIAVIFCWSFVTSSIVWLAIKATTGIRVDEEEELEGVDVVECGLAAYPEFTKD, encoded by the coding sequence GTGCCTGCTTTCGCAAAAGAGCCAAAACTCGGTGAAACCGTTGTACAGCTGTCCTATTCTCTGGATACTTTTTATTTATTGATGTCCGGGGCGCTTGTCATGTGGATGGCGGCCGGATTTACCATGCTGGAATCTGGTCTTGTACGGGCCAAAAATACGGTGGAAATTCTGACCAAGAATGTGGCTCTGTATGCTATTGCCTGTGTGCTCTATATGCTTATCGGCTACAACATCATGTACGGGGACGGGGTAAACAGTCTTGTTCCCGGGATTGGTTTTCTGTTGGGTGGGGATAACAGCCTGGCGGATGTGCTGAATAGTGGGGGAAAAACCACCTATTCAAACATGTCTGATTTTTTCTTTCAGGTTGTTTTTGTTGCTACTGCCATGTCCATTGTTTCCGGTGCTGTTGCTGAACGTATGAAATTGTGGGTCTTTCTTCTGTTTGCCGTGGTGATGACGGGGGTTATTTATCCTGTTCAGGGGTATTGGAAATGGGGGGGCGGTTTTCTTGATGCTCTCGGCTTTCTTGATTTTGCAGGTTCCGGTGTTGTTCACCTCTGCGGCGCTTCTGCGGCCCTTTCCGGAGTCCTTTTCTTAGGGGCAAGAAGAGGGAAATATGTGAACGGGAGAATTAAGCCGATTCCAGGTTCCAATCTTCCCATGGCAACTTTGGGGACATTTATCCTCTGGTTCGGCTGGTTTGGTTTTAATGGTGGCTCCGAGCTGAAAGTGAGTACGGTTGAAGCTGCCAATCATGTCGCCCTTGTCTTTGTCAACACCAATATGGCGGCAGCCGGCGGACTGATCAGTGCTCTTCTTCTTGCCCGGTTCTGGTTTGGGAAGGCGGACTTGACTATGGCACTCAATGGCGCGCTTGCAGGTCTCGTTGCCATAACTGCGGAACCACTTGCTCCAGGTCCGTTTTCAGCCACAATGGTGGGCTGTATCGGAGGCCTGATTGTGGTGGGGGCAATTATTTTTCTTGATAAGCTAAAACTTGATGATCCGGTTGGAGCTATTTCCGTCCATGGAGTTGTTGGTATTTGGGGATTGCTGGCAGCGGCGTTTACAAACCATGAGGGGTCGTTGATTGCACAGTTAACTGGAATCGCAGTAATTTTCTGTTGGTCTTTTGTTACTAGTTCCATTGTCTGGTTGGCAATCAAAGCGACAACAGGTATTCGGGTTGATGAGGAAGAAGAGCTCGAAGGAGTTGATGTGGTGGAATGTGGCCTGGCTGCTTATCCTGAGTTCACAAAAGATTGA
- a CDS encoding rhodanese-like domain-containing protein, translated as MQKMLVRLLPFLVVAVFGLSGCVQPDSQFGSAAKPVAVAKKVTGPVFKGRVVGKSMKAKTISVQVGKGKKAHAVLIKFDQNTDGIEHANKGHGVIVSYEKQGKDFYAKSIRPKLAKMPKGTSIIQTADLKKMIDNKEDFVLIDSRPAARYSQSHLPGAISIPVCEMQELMGLLPKDLDAALVFYCGGPT; from the coding sequence ATGCAGAAGATGCTAGTCAGGTTACTGCCTTTTCTGGTTGTAGCCGTTTTTGGGTTGAGCGGCTGCGTTCAGCCGGACAGCCAGTTCGGATCGGCGGCCAAGCCGGTCGCGGTTGCCAAGAAGGTTACCGGACCGGTTTTTAAAGGTCGAGTTGTAGGGAAATCGATGAAGGCGAAAACGATTTCCGTTCAGGTCGGCAAAGGGAAGAAGGCTCATGCCGTTCTGATCAAGTTTGATCAAAATACTGATGGAATAGAACATGCAAATAAAGGGCATGGAGTAATAGTTTCCTACGAAAAGCAGGGTAAGGATTTTTATGCAAAATCTATCCGGCCCAAGCTTGCGAAGATGCCGAAAGGTACTTCAATCATCCAGACGGCTGATCTAAAAAAGATGATTGATAACAAAGAAGATTTTGTTCTTATTGACTCCCGGCCCGCTGCCCGTTACAGCCAGTCTCATCTGCCGGGTGCTATTTCCATTCCGGTATGTGAAATGCAGGAACTGATGGGGCTTCTTCCTAAAGACCTTGATGCGGCCCTGGTTTTTTATTGTGGAGGACCTACCTGA
- a CDS encoding AAA family ATPase yields the protein MYHSQYKFESKPFELRPDPAFLWLGEKYKEVLSTLRYGILANKGFLLLTGSGGMGKTTLINSLVEGLGDDVECAIISDPRLDRIDFYNEIAAGFGMNTLFSSKVQFLIQFSHFLHKAHDEKKKVLLLIDDCHLLSQDMLEELRLLSNIEKADAKLINIFFIGEPQFNEVLVRQRNKAVRQRLTLKSKLLPLNVNETGEYIQYRICAAGGLDKMFTAKAIQLVYKHSGGVPRYINILCEYALQRGATLGKKKVDQRLIKECVQRLDLTAEASPDQMDFRSSDGKNIHSNYQRDTFVIERNNGLPTMSGFSVENEIGKRGWLFILPLLFLICSSGYYFYPRDNVARTVKKEKKQEKPVVLKEPLVKVTTSPAASVLKGNDFEINEKKAAALKHAILSKAYRDEPEDGAEGYQAVAELTDETVVERAETTRVEGEIPTVDKRSVTKKAENSKNVVAAPVEKLLEAKDVVEQPKKDIQPMEPVKIVLPLRPNSLQLTRQAKREFIRFVKKLRKYPGTQVLVKGYVSSDTDSRENRELSEKRAEAVGRLLMKYGIDREQLEIRGMGISDPIGSNKTAGGRRKNRRVEIEVLGDGQ from the coding sequence ATGTATCATTCACAGTATAAATTTGAATCAAAACCATTTGAGCTGAGACCTGATCCGGCTTTTTTATGGCTGGGGGAAAAGTATAAAGAAGTACTGTCAACTTTACGATATGGAATCCTTGCCAATAAAGGCTTTCTGCTCCTGACTGGAAGTGGGGGAATGGGGAAAACCACCCTTATCAACAGCCTTGTTGAAGGATTGGGTGATGATGTGGAGTGCGCGATTATTTCCGATCCGCGTCTTGATCGTATCGATTTTTACAATGAAATTGCCGCAGGTTTTGGTATGAACACACTATTTTCTTCCAAAGTTCAGTTTCTTATTCAGTTCAGTCATTTTCTTCATAAAGCTCATGATGAAAAGAAAAAGGTGCTGCTCCTGATCGATGATTGTCATCTTTTAAGCCAGGATATGCTTGAAGAACTGCGCTTGCTTTCCAATATAGAAAAAGCGGATGCCAAACTCATTAACATATTTTTTATAGGAGAGCCCCAGTTCAATGAGGTGCTTGTCCGCCAGAGGAACAAAGCTGTCCGTCAGCGACTTACTCTCAAGTCAAAACTGCTGCCTTTGAATGTAAATGAAACCGGAGAATATATTCAGTACAGGATCTGTGCTGCTGGTGGACTTGATAAAATGTTTACGGCTAAGGCGATTCAGTTAGTTTATAAGCATTCTGGCGGAGTACCCCGTTACATAAACATACTCTGTGAGTATGCTCTTCAGAGAGGAGCTACGCTGGGGAAAAAAAAGGTAGATCAGAGGCTGATTAAAGAGTGCGTTCAACGGCTTGATCTTACGGCTGAAGCATCACCGGATCAGATGGATTTCAGGTCTTCTGATGGGAAAAACATACACAGTAATTATCAACGGGATACTTTTGTTATTGAAAGAAACAATGGGCTGCCGACTATGTCAGGTTTCTCTGTTGAAAATGAAATCGGCAAAAGGGGATGGTTGTTTATCCTGCCCCTTCTTTTTCTTATCTGTTCTTCTGGCTACTATTTTTATCCCCGCGATAATGTTGCCCGTACAGTGAAAAAAGAAAAAAAACAGGAGAAGCCTGTTGTGTTGAAGGAGCCACTGGTGAAGGTGACCACTTCGCCTGCAGCTTCGGTGTTAAAGGGCAATGATTTTGAAATCAATGAAAAAAAAGCCGCAGCTCTTAAACATGCTATTTTGAGTAAAGCATACCGGGATGAACCTGAGGATGGCGCTGAGGGCTACCAGGCAGTAGCGGAATTAACAGATGAAACGGTGGTTGAACGGGCGGAGACAACCCGTGTTGAAGGTGAAATTCCAACTGTTGATAAAAGGTCAGTTACAAAAAAGGCTGAAAACAGCAAGAATGTAGTAGCGGCACCGGTTGAAAAACTGCTGGAAGCAAAGGATGTGGTCGAGCAACCGAAAAAAGATATTCAGCCTATGGAACCCGTAAAGATTGTCCTTCCCTTGAGGCCGAATTCTCTGCAGTTGACCAGGCAGGCGAAAAGAGAATTTATCCGATTTGTGAAAAAACTCCGGAAATATCCCGGGACACAGGTCCTGGTTAAAGGGTATGTCTCCTCAGATACCGATTCCCGGGAAAACAGAGAGCTTTCGGAGAAACGGGCCGAAGCAGTCGGTCGGTTGTTGATGAAATACGGTATTGATCGGGAGCAGTTGGAGATCAGGGGAATGGGCATCAGTGATCCGATAGGCAGCAACAAAACTGCCGGAGGCAGAAGAAAAAACAGAAGAGTGGAAATTGAAGTTCTGGGCGATGGACAGTGA
- a CDS encoding glycosyltransferase family 2 protein translates to MFWSNTGEISPMDNTFTVIVPVYNEEESLPAFFEAIEQFLGTSPVPTQVLFINDGSSDESPALLRQRCDTEPHLHYLTLDRNYGLSTAIKAGIDNCNTSLVGYIDADLQTKPEDFLLYFEYFPDYDMVNGIRAKRKDSLIKKLSSKFANSYRRLMINDGISDTCCPLKIIKTDYARQMPFFTGMHRFIPALVQLQGGRVREIPVSHYPRLAGTSKYHLLNRLVGPFFDTLAFRWMRSRYISYGIADRSR, encoded by the coding sequence ATGTTCTGGAGTAATACAGGAGAAATCAGTCCGATGGACAATACGTTTACCGTTATAGTTCCCGTTTATAATGAAGAGGAGAGCCTGCCCGCCTTTTTTGAAGCCATTGAACAGTTTCTCGGGACCAGCCCGGTCCCAACCCAGGTTCTCTTTATTAATGACGGATCTTCAGATGAAAGCCCTGCTCTTCTCCGGCAAAGATGCGACACTGAGCCCCACCTTCATTATCTGACACTTGATCGAAATTACGGCCTCTCCACAGCCATCAAAGCGGGAATAGACAACTGCAACACCTCACTTGTGGGTTATATCGATGCGGATCTGCAGACAAAGCCAGAGGATTTTCTTCTCTATTTTGAATATTTCCCCGACTACGACATGGTCAACGGTATCAGAGCAAAACGAAAAGACAGCCTGATCAAAAAACTTTCCTCAAAATTTGCCAACAGCTACAGAAGATTAATGATTAATGACGGTATCAGCGATACCTGTTGTCCCCTGAAAATCATCAAAACAGATTATGCCCGGCAGATGCCGTTTTTTACCGGCATGCATCGTTTCATACCCGCCCTTGTCCAGCTGCAGGGAGGCCGTGTCAGAGAAATCCCCGTCTCCCACTACCCGCGATTGGCCGGAACCAGCAAATATCACCTGCTGAATCGCCTTGTCGGACCTTTTTTTGACACCCTTGCCTTTCGCTGGATGCGCAGCAGGTATATCAGCTACGGGATTGCAGACCGGTCCAGATGA
- a CDS encoding DUF3466 family protein → MSEITVHPIEPLDGMTASRAFGINENGKICAVSFSGQEKEVAMTWELPGVRVILPAPAEGGNTSVWGINDFGQVSGFFRTDKGGKYIVRWPDAVTVEKSSLMTEGESRAYDIANDGTVVGVMTLPENENTPSRFYHGILFDGKQVRDLGTLNLRGPLYRQGYSIAHGINNRGEVVGIAADASQRFRPFIYDRHRGLRQLPVDSDFVEGQWYAAVINDHHLVGGPSASKRGRVFPITGMMFPLHPFVSPCRYNFPTEKYTVSTTWGRWWALCGPWGIPLWNTPLFLTDSPGSGISTMFYSLLPAGFSPSHETLTIMVRLPGPDNCMGVPADSCLMS, encoded by the coding sequence ATGTCTGAAATCACTGTTCATCCTATTGAGCCCCTGGATGGCATGACTGCTTCCAGGGCTTTTGGCATCAATGAAAACGGTAAAATATGTGCGGTCAGTTTCTCCGGACAGGAAAAAGAAGTCGCCATGACCTGGGAACTTCCCGGTGTCAGGGTGATACTTCCTGCTCCAGCAGAAGGAGGTAATACCAGTGTCTGGGGAATAAATGACTTCGGTCAGGTTTCAGGCTTTTTCAGAACGGACAAGGGAGGAAAATATATTGTTCGCTGGCCCGATGCAGTAACTGTGGAAAAAAGCAGCTTGATGACAGAAGGGGAGAGCCGGGCGTATGACATTGCAAATGACGGCACGGTTGTCGGTGTAATGACCCTGCCTGAAAACGAAAATACGCCGTCCCGGTTCTATCACGGGATCCTTTTTGACGGAAAGCAGGTACGTGATCTCGGTACACTGAATTTACGGGGACCTCTATACCGGCAGGGCTATTCCATTGCCCATGGAATTAATAACAGGGGGGAAGTCGTCGGAATTGCTGCGGACGCCTCTCAGAGGTTCAGGCCGTTTATATATGACCGTCACAGGGGGCTGCGGCAACTTCCGGTCGATTCTGATTTTGTGGAAGGGCAATGGTATGCGGCGGTAATTAATGATCATCATCTGGTCGGGGGTCCGTCAGCATCGAAGAGGGGAAGAGTCTTCCCTATTACTGGGATGATGTTTCCGCTCCACCCGTTCGTATCCCCATGCCGGTACAATTTCCCTACGGAGAAATATACGGTATCAACAACCTGGGGCAGATGGTGGGCGTTATGTGGTCCATGGGGGATACCCCTGTGGAACACGCCTTTGTTTTTGACAGACTCTCCGGGGTCAGGGATCTCAACGATGTTCTACAGCCTTCTTCCAGCTGGGTTCTCACCTTCGCACGAGACATTAACGATCATGGTCAGATTGCCGGGACCGGACAACTGCATGGGCGTACCCGCGGATTCATGCTTGATGAGTTGA
- a CDS encoding tetratricopeptide repeat protein, giving the protein MTNYIKLRLLAVFLLAVPTMSHASNAFETCRDHFLHGRYFVAEDSCLQAANEGILDAQKWVAFLYTKGKGVPQDFDKAFFWTEKTARRGDANSQYLLGRCYQFGTGVNKDLQQALHWYRKSAEQGNINGLYAMGNMYRNGIGVTVNHARAYACYRSAAEKGMYLASQARDNVENRLTDEKKKIAEQLACTAQPES; this is encoded by the coding sequence ATGACAAACTACATCAAGCTTCGACTCCTGGCGGTCTTTCTACTGGCTGTTCCCACGATGTCTCATGCTTCCAACGCATTTGAAACCTGCCGGGACCATTTTCTGCACGGACGATATTTCGTTGCAGAAGACTCCTGTCTGCAGGCAGCTAACGAAGGGATACTTGATGCCCAGAAATGGGTTGCCTTTTTATATACCAAGGGCAAGGGAGTGCCGCAGGATTTTGACAAGGCATTTTTCTGGACCGAAAAAACGGCCAGGCGCGGTGACGCTAACAGCCAGTACCTCCTGGGACGGTGTTATCAATTCGGTACAGGAGTAAATAAAGACCTGCAACAGGCCCTGCACTGGTACAGGAAATCGGCAGAACAGGGTAATATTAACGGACTTTATGCCATGGGGAACATGTACAGAAATGGAATCGGCGTTACTGTCAACCACGCCAGAGCCTACGCATGTTACAGGTCAGCAGCGGAAAAAGGGATGTATCTTGCAAGCCAGGCCAGGGACAATGTTGAAAACAGACTGACGGATGAAAAAAAAAAAATTGCTGAACAACTCGCCTGTACTGCCCAGCCTGAATCCTGA
- a CDS encoding MotA/TolQ/ExbB proton channel family protein: protein MIRDLALATKATCSLEDQESLVPLVLQLKKLTEVASKQGLLALENELTNIKDPFLNLGYSSLLTKWSPKTSKTSLTLISTTMNQTEENY, encoded by the coding sequence ATGATTCGCGACCTCGCCCTGGCAACAAAAGCAACCTGCAGTCTTGAAGATCAGGAATCACTTGTACCGCTTGTTCTGCAACTGAAAAAACTCACTGAAGTTGCAAGCAAACAGGGGCTCCTCGCCCTTGAAAATGAGTTGACGAACATCAAAGATCCTTTTCTTAACCTGGGGTACAGCTCATTATTGACAAAGTGGAGCCCGAAAACATCAAAGACATCCTTGACTCTGATATCTACTACAATGAATCAAACGGAAGAGAACTACTGA
- a CDS encoding rhodanese-like domain-containing protein produces MSPMSAGQAVQAGFKNIRVYLDGEPAWRKAGYPTYAGYGFICQGNNVIVDLRSAEKDAVARIPRSVSMPFATFADVMDEIPVKAPVVLYSDKEDEMLAALKMLRENGYKKVSLVEDGYRGWKHLGGRLVKGPVVTEVNWKRKLAPGEVSIAEFEAAMEDPSKAIILDVRTIEEVKVGKLPMSRHIPLDQLCSRMDEFFATIDGMSKDQDIYVHCTTGARAEMAYKELQKNGYKNAKYLVAEVSCELDDCDIEE; encoded by the coding sequence ATGAGTCCAATGTCCGCCGGTCAGGCGGTCCAGGCAGGGTTTAAAAATATTCGAGTTTATCTTGATGGCGAGCCGGCATGGCGTAAAGCCGGATACCCGACATATGCCGGGTATGGTTTTATATGCCAGGGAAATAATGTCATAGTTGATTTACGCAGCGCTGAAAAAGATGCAGTTGCCCGTATCCCCCGTTCTGTGAGTATGCCGTTTGCGACATTTGCAGATGTCATGGATGAGATTCCGGTGAAGGCGCCTGTCGTCCTGTACAGTGACAAGGAAGATGAGATGCTGGCCGCCCTGAAAATGCTCAGGGAAAATGGCTATAAAAAGGTTTCTCTTGTTGAAGACGGGTACCGTGGGTGGAAACATCTGGGTGGTCGGCTCGTCAAGGGGCCTGTTGTCACGGAAGTCAACTGGAAAAGAAAGCTAGCTCCGGGTGAAGTGTCCATTGCAGAATTTGAAGCAGCCATGGAAGATCCCAGCAAGGCAATTATACTCGATGTTCGCACTATTGAAGAGGTGAAAGTCGGGAAACTGCCCATGTCACGACATATTCCGCTTGATCAGTTATGCAGCAGGATGGATGAATTCTTTGCAACGATTGACGGCATGTCCAAGGATCAGGATATTTACGTCCATTGCACGACAGGAGCGCGTGCGGAGATGGCGTACAAGGAATTGCAGAAGAATGGTTATAAAAACGCCAAATATCTTGTTGCGGAAGTTTCCTGTGAGCTGGATGACTGCGATATTGAGGAATAA